The sequence TGAGTGTACAGAAGGTTTCCCTGGTTTCCTCAATCCTCGATCCGATGACTGACCCCCTTAGCCCAATTATGTTACCGCCCCCCGAGGATGCTCTGCAGGAGGGGCAGTGGCTTAAGGCGGCGCTGCTCACCTGGCTCAATGCTGAGTATCTGCCCGAACCTGCGAACCGCACCATTGCCGAGCGAGTTTCCCAGGTGTTTGTGCGCCAGCGCATGGAGGGCGAAAACGATGTGGGCTCGCTGGTGATGGCAATTTTGACCGAGCTGCAAGCCTTTGACTTTTCGGAGAGCTTCTACGGCGAGTTTACCGTCGCTAACGCCGTCGGCGACCTGCTATTTGACAGCTTGGGCATCGATCGCTGCTGCGGTCGCTCGACCACCCTCGAAGCCAACCACGTGGGCAAGTTGCCCAATGGCGGCTCAGACCTTATGTAGAACGCCTCCGCCTTATGACGACCTTGACCCTGACCCTCGACCCGGTGGTGCGGCTCACCCGTGAACAGTTCTATGAGCTGTGCAAAGTAAACCACGACATTCGTCTAGAGCGCAGCAGCACAGGAGATTTGATCCTCATGCCACCCACAGGCTGGGAGTCTGGTAGGCGCAATGCAGACCTGACCACAAACTTGAATATTTGGAATCGTCAAGCTCAGTTGGGCATTGTATTTGATTCGTCTACTGGGTTCTCGCTTCCCAATGGAGCCGACCGATCGCCAGATGTAGCTTGGGTAGAAAAAACACGCATTGAAAACTTGGCCCCAGACCCCGCCAGGTTTTTACCCTTAGCTCCCGATTTTGTGATTGAGCTGCGCTCAGCCACCGACAAGCTGGCCACCCTACAGCACAAGATGGCCGAGTATCGCGATTGTGGGGTGCGACTGGGATGGCTGATTGACCCCCAGGAAAAACGGGTAGAAACTTATCGCCTGGGGCGACCCATTGAGTATCTCAGCCAGCCCGATCAACTCTCGGAAAACGATATATTGCCCGGTTTTGTGCTCAAGCTGGCCGAGATCTGGGGATAGAGGATGACGTGATCTCGCACTGATCGCCAACCACCACCGCCATAGCAAAAGAGACTTGAGCGATGCTCAAGTCTCTTTAAGACTTCGTAACCTAAGTTGGTTCAACGCTCAAAAATCTGCTCTACCAGCTTGACTTGACAACACCAGGTAGCAGACCTTGGTGAGCCATTTCGCGCAGCTTGTTGCGGCAAAGGCCAAAGTCGCGGTAGTAGCCACGGGGGCGACCAGTCATCCAGCAGCGATTGTGCAGACGGGTCGGTGCGCTGTTGCGGGGCAGCTGCTGAATCTTGCGGTGAATCGTCACTCTTTCTTGCTGATTTTCAGCACTGTTGAACTCTTCCAAGAGCGCTTCGCGCTTCTTGGCGTACTGCTCAACCATCTTTTCCCGCTTGCGCTCCCGCGCAATCATGCTTTTCTTGGCCATTTGGTTTCTCTAAGTCGTAAGACCTTTTTATCACAGACACAGTCTACTACTATACGCGACCTAACCCAGCAGAGTAAACCCCAGCCCCGACTTTTTTGTCGCACTATCGATCAGGGCATTGCCGCCAAGGCCCTAGGACAAATAATGCTGCCCCAGCAGCGGTTCGGTTTTCTGCCCTCGGAACCCTGCGATCGCCCCACTAGAGTAAAGCGAGAGGATTTTCTAATGTCGAGAGAATAGTGTAGGAGGTATACACGATGGCAAGCTTAATTCCCTGGATTCTCTTTGTTTGGGCCATTGGCATCATCATGGTGCAATTTATCAGCTGAGGCTCATAGCCAGCAGATGGGGACTAAAAATTCGTCAACTATTCAATCAACCAACGCTATGCCCGCTTTAGCCTCGGCAGTGACAGTTCCCAGCGATCGCTTTGACTATACGCCACCCCCTGCGGCCTTAGAGGCCCGCCGCATTCTGGTTAAACCCAATCTTGGCTACCCCGTTGGGCCACCCGTGACCGTGAGTATGGCGGTGCTAGGGGCTGTCATAGGCGGCCTACGGCAGCACAACCCCAAGGCCGAAATTTTGATTGTGGAAGGGGTGTGTTCTAAGGTTGCCTTTGACGTCATTATGGCCAAGCTGGGTGTTCATCAGCTGTTGACCGATGGTGTACAGCTGCTCAATGCCGACGACCTAGAGCTGTGGGAATACCCCAATCGTGCCCCTCGGGCGGTGCGGTTTAAATCGATGTGGGCACCCAGGCTGCTGCAAGAGGTCGACTGCTGCCTGTCGGTCAGTGCGTTTAAGCGCACGCAACTCAAAGGCGCACCGCTGATTTCAGCCTCGCTAAAAAACCTCTACGGCCTGTTTCCTCGGGCCAAATACAAGGCCCGCAGCCCTAACTCGCGGGGGCAACTGCACCGGCCCTCGGTGCCGCTGGTGCTTCAGGATGTCTACCACACCCTGGGTCACCTGTTTGTGGGCGGTGTGGTGGACTGCACAGAAAAATTTGTTAGCCACGATTGGCAGCCCGATCGCGGCCAGAGCATTCCCCTGGGCCAGGTGGTCTATGGCAGCGATCTGCTATCGGTCGATCGCACTGCTTGCCAGGTGGGCCAAGAGGTCGTTCCTGACTATATTACGGCCCTAGAGCAGCAAGTTAGCGAGTAAAGATAAAAGTCGGGGCCACATCCTGGGGCTGGTAGCCAGCGGCAATGCAGCGGTTCATGGAGTCAGCGGTGGATAGCGCTGCTGCGGTGGCGACCCCTACCACACAGTCGGCGTAGCGAACGGGCAAAAGGCTGCGGCGGCAGTTGTTGAGCACCGTTGTTGAGTTGGCGATTTCTAAGCTTTGATGAATATCACTGACGCAGGTGGCCAGGTCCGTAGGGCGGCGATCGCTCTGGCAGGCGACCAACGCTTGCTCGGCACTGACATCGGCGACCTGGGTAATATCCACAGCGCAGCGAGAGACATCTAGTGGGTGCAGGGCTCTGCCGCAGGCGCTGGCGGCCACCGCTCCGTCGATACCGGCATCGATCAGCAAACTGGTGCACCCTTCAAAATCGTTGGCGATCGCCCGAGGGGCAGCGAGCAGCACCAGGGGAGCCGCCAGCCCCGCAATTAGGGCAAACGGTATTGCAAAACACTGGCGACAGGTAGCAGAAGCTAGAAAATGAACCATAACAGAACGTTAAAGGTTATATCGCTTGGTTAACGGGTGTAATCAGTGGTTACAGTCTGTTGATCAATGGTTACAGAGGAATAGCTCTCTCACGTTAGCTCAGGCCGCATTGCCTTTAAGCCAATGCCCGCCCTCCTCAATGTTTCTGGTCGTTGAATCTTCTACAGTGAAGAGTAGCAGGAAAAACTCATTTTCGTGACGCAGAGGTTAAGGCAGTATGCACCTGAGTGACATAACTCACCCCAATCAACTCCACGGTCTATCCATTCGCCAGCTCGAAGACGTGGCTCGCCAGATTCGCGAAAAGCACCTAGAAACCGTGGCGGCGAGCGGGGGACACCTGGGGCCTGGGTTAGGGGTCGTGGAGTTGACCCTAGCTCTCTACCAAACCCTCGACCTCGATCGCGACAAAGTCACCTGGGATGTGGGCCACCAGGCCTATCCCCACAAGCTGATCACCGGGCGCTACCACGACTTCCATACCCTGCGCCAAAAAGATGGCGTGGCGGGCTACCTGAAGCGCAGCGAGAGCAAGTTTGACCACTTCGGCGCAGGCCATGCCTCGACGAGCATTTCGGCGGCCCTGGGTATGGCTCTGGCCCGCGATTTGTCGGGCGACAACTACAAGGTGGCGGCGATTATCGGCGACGGCGCGCTGACCGGCGGCATGGCGCTAGAGGCCATCAACCACGCTGGGCATTTGCCTAACACCAACCTGTTGGTGGTGCTCAACGACAACGAAATGTCGATCTCGCCCAACGTGGGGGCGATTCCGCGCTACCTGAACAAAATGCGCCTCAGCCCCCCGGTACAGTTTCTCACCGACAACCTGGAAGAGCAGTTTAAGCACCTGCCCTTTTTAGGTGAGTCGCTGTCGCCCGAGCTCGATCGGGTGAAGGAAGGCATGAAGCGGCTGGCGGTACCCAAGGTAGGGGCTGTGTTTGAAGAGCTGGGCTTTACCTACATGGGGCCGGTGGATGGTCACAACCTGCAAGAGTTGATCGCCACCTTCAAAGAGGCCCACAAGCACACCGGCCCAGTGCTGGTGCATGTGGCGACGACTAAGGGCAAGGGCTATGCGATCGCCGAAAAAGATCAGGTCGGCTACCACGCCCAGTCGCCCTTCAACCTCTCGACCGGCAAGGGCATTCCTTCGACCAAGCCCAAGCCTCCTAGCTACTCAAAGGTGTTTGCCGAAACCCTGATCAAACTAGCTGAAGACAACCCCAAAATTGTCGGCATCACCGCCGCCATGGCCACGGGCACGGGGTTAGATAAGCTCCAGCAGGCGCTGCCCAAGCAGTATATCGACGTGGGCATCGCCGAGCAGCACGCCATTACCCTGGCGGCGGGTTTGGCCTGCGAGGGTATGCGTCCGGTAGCGGCGATCTACTCGACGTTCCTTCAGCGGGGCTTCGACCAGATTGTCCACGATGTGTGCATTCAAAAGCTGCCGGTGTTCTTCTGCCTCGACCGGGCGGGCATTGTCGGGGCCGACGGGCCGACCCACCAGGGTCTCTACGACATCGCCTACCTGCGCTGCATTCCTAACATCGTGCTAATGGCCCCCAAAGACGAGGCCGAAATGCAGCGGATGATTGTCACCGGGATTGACTATAAGGAGGGTGCGATCGCCATGCGCTACCCCCGAGGCAGTGGCTATGGTGCCCCGCTGATGGACGAGGGTTGGGAACCCCTGCCCATTGGCGAAGCCGAAGTGCTGCGCCAGGGCGACGATGTGCTGCTACTGGGCTACGGCTCGATGGTCTACCCGGCCATGCAGACCGCTGAGATTCTCAGCGAGCACGGCATTGAGGCCACGGTGGTCAACGCCCGCTTTGCCAAGCCCCTCGACGAAGCGCTGATTTTGCCCCTAGCTAAGCAAATTGGCAAGGTCGTCACCTTCGAGGAGGGCTGTTTGATGGGTGGCTTTGGCT is a genomic window of Nodosilinea sp. E11 containing:
- a CDS encoding Uma2 family endonuclease, translating into MTTLTLTLDPVVRLTREQFYELCKVNHDIRLERSSTGDLILMPPTGWESGRRNADLTTNLNIWNRQAQLGIVFDSSTGFSLPNGADRSPDVAWVEKTRIENLAPDPARFLPLAPDFVIELRSATDKLATLQHKMAEYRDCGVRLGWLIDPQEKRVETYRLGRPIEYLSQPDQLSENDILPGFVLKLAEIWG
- the rpsN gene encoding 30S ribosomal protein S14 — its product is MAKKSMIARERKREKMVEQYAKKREALLEEFNSAENQQERVTIHRKIQQLPRNSAPTRLHNRCWMTGRPRGYYRDFGLCRNKLREMAHQGLLPGVVKSSW
- a CDS encoding DUF362 domain-containing protein, whose translation is MPALASAVTVPSDRFDYTPPPAALEARRILVKPNLGYPVGPPVTVSMAVLGAVIGGLRQHNPKAEILIVEGVCSKVAFDVIMAKLGVHQLLTDGVQLLNADDLELWEYPNRAPRAVRFKSMWAPRLLQEVDCCLSVSAFKRTQLKGAPLISASLKNLYGLFPRAKYKARSPNSRGQLHRPSVPLVLQDVYHTLGHLFVGGVVDCTEKFVSHDWQPDRGQSIPLGQVVYGSDLLSVDRTACQVGQEVVPDYITALEQQVSE
- the dxs gene encoding 1-deoxy-D-xylulose-5-phosphate synthase — translated: MHLSDITHPNQLHGLSIRQLEDVARQIREKHLETVAASGGHLGPGLGVVELTLALYQTLDLDRDKVTWDVGHQAYPHKLITGRYHDFHTLRQKDGVAGYLKRSESKFDHFGAGHASTSISAALGMALARDLSGDNYKVAAIIGDGALTGGMALEAINHAGHLPNTNLLVVLNDNEMSISPNVGAIPRYLNKMRLSPPVQFLTDNLEEQFKHLPFLGESLSPELDRVKEGMKRLAVPKVGAVFEELGFTYMGPVDGHNLQELIATFKEAHKHTGPVLVHVATTKGKGYAIAEKDQVGYHAQSPFNLSTGKGIPSTKPKPPSYSKVFAETLIKLAEDNPKIVGITAAMATGTGLDKLQQALPKQYIDVGIAEQHAITLAAGLACEGMRPVAAIYSTFLQRGFDQIVHDVCIQKLPVFFCLDRAGIVGADGPTHQGLYDIAYLRCIPNIVLMAPKDEAEMQRMIVTGIDYKEGAIAMRYPRGSGYGAPLMDEGWEPLPIGEAEVLRQGDDVLLLGYGSMVYPAMQTAEILSEHGIEATVVNARFAKPLDEALILPLAKQIGKVVTFEEGCLMGGFGSAVAESILDAQVQASVLRIGVPDILVDHATPDQSKAALGLTPSQMAERILATYQVEKPALVR